GAAGGTTGTTTGCCAGTTGTTTTATTGTCAGGCTTACTGATTGCAACCTGATAGGCAAGCCATACAATATAAATAGCTCCCGCATAGGTAAGTACATTCATAATTGGATTTATGAATTTGTCTAATCCAAAAATAAAGAAGGCACATAACGCTTGCACAAAAAAATAACCGGCAAAGATTCCGATGTATAAAGGCTTTCCTTTTTTCCATCCATAATTCGTCATTGTATTTAATGCCAGAATATTACCGGGACCCGGTGTAAAAGCATTTATTAATGCGTAGATAACAAACGAAGACAATACTTGAACGCCCATACAACATTCACTCCCTAATATAAATCATCATCAGACATAATTATAAGGGAGCTCCCGGTTATAGCATAATACTTAAAAATCATATCCTGACATAACTAAAAGTTATAACAAACTGAATATGAAGACAAGTTTTCATTTATTATTCCTGTTCAACCTTTTTAACAGTAATCCGGAAGAAGTCTCCCACTTCAAGTGCGTGAAGGGCATAGCCCAGCGGTAAGTGGGAGATGAATTTCGGTTAGTCATAGCCTAAAAGTTTGCTTTATTAAAACATACGTTCTATAGTAATGGTAACCTAGTAATCTGAAGGTTCTATTTATAAAATAATCAGTCTTTCCATGGAGAACTATTTTCGGAAGTGAGGTGATTAGAGATGGCCTACAAAGCCTATAAATTCCGTATCTATCCAACAGAAGAGCAGGAAACCTTAGTGGCAAAAACGTTCGGCTGTGTCCGATTTGTTTACAATAAAATGTTAGCGGAACAAAAAGAAAACTATGAACGATTCAAAGACAATAAAGTTCTATTGAAGCAGCAAAAGTTTCCCACACCTGCCAAATATAAAGGGGAATTCGAATGGCTCAAAGAAGTCGATTCATTGGCACTGGCGAATGCACAATTGAACCTACAAGAAAGTTATCGGAATTTCTTCGAGGGACGTGCCAAATATCCCCGGTTCAAAACCCGGAAATCCAGGCAATCCTATACTACCAATATGGTGAATGGAAACATCAAGCTCGTGGACGGCTATCTCAAATTGCCGAAACTCAAACCGATAAAAATGAAGCAACATAGAGAAATTCCGTCCCATCACATAATCAAATCCTGTACACTATCCAAAACTACGACGGGAAAGTATTATGTGTCCATCCTGACAGAGTATGAACAACACGCCAAACCAAAAGAAATCAAAAGAGTCGTCGGTCTGGATTTTTCCATGAGCGGCTTATTTGTCGAGAGTGAAAAGGGTGGGATAGCCAATTACCCTCGTTATTATCGACAAGCGCTTGAAAAACTTGCGAAAGCACAACGGATTTTATCCCGTAGGCAAATAGGATCCAATTGCTGGGAAAAACAACGATTGAAGGTGGCGAAATTGCATGAAAAAGTAGTGAATCAACGAAACGATTTTCTCCACAAACAATCCTTTGCATTGACGCAACGATACGATGCCATTGTCATTGAGGATTTGGATATGAAAGGGATATCCCAAACGTTGAACTTCGGTAAAAGCGTCATGGACACAGCTTGGGGAAGGTTCACGAAATTCCTCAAATACAAATTGGAAAACCAAGGGAAGAAGCTCATCAAGATTGATAAATGGTTCCCTTCCTCCAAAACCTGTTCACATTGCGGACTCGTAAAAGAAGCATTATCCCTTTCTGAGCGAACTTTTCAATGCGCATGCGGTTTCGTATTATACAGGGATTGGAACGCTGCCATCAATATCAAAAAGGAAGGACTTCGTATCTTCTAGCAATAATGAATAAGAGAGCATGGTTCAGGCTTGCTAGCTAAGTCCATTTTGTGCCAGTGGGCGCAATTATCTTAGAAGCTCTCACCTCTAAGCATCGCGTAGGTGGGAGTAGTTCACAGCATCCACATATATTTCACCAAGTCGTGATAACGTGACATCTTTATGCTGTATTATTCCTACACGTATAAGTTCATCTACATTAAGAGGCACAGCAATAATATCATCCCCATGAAGATACTTAGGGAAAACGCCCGAAGAAATTGTGTATCCATCGAGACCAATCATAAAATTTACAATCGCGGCCCTGTCACTGACTTTGATGCTTTTCTTCACACTTCTAGTACTTAAAATTTCTTCTGAAAAATAAAAAGAATTGTACGCGCCTTGTTCGAAAGAAAGGCAAGGGTAGTCATCTAATTCTTCCAAACTAATCGATTCTTTGTCAGCTAATGGATGGCTTTTACTAATAAACACATGTGGTTTTGCTGTAAATAATTCTGAAAAGGTCAAATCCCTTTCTTTTAACAATTTTAATAAAACAGATTCATTATAATTGCTTAAATAAATAATCCCTAATTCACTTCGTAAATTTTTTACATCTTCAATGATTTCATATGTTTTCGTTTCACGAAGCGTAAACTCATACTCAGAGGCCCCAAATTCTTTTACGAGTTCCACAAAAGCATTGGCTGCAAAAGTATAATGCTGGGTTGAAACGGAAAAATGCTGCTTAGCTGGTTTTTCACTTAAATATTTTTCTTCAAGCATGTTATACTGCTGCAATACTTGTCTGGCATAACCCAGAAACTCAGCGCCTTCATTAGTAACAGTAACGCCCCGATTCGTTCTAATGAATATAGTAATTTTAATTTCCTTTTCCAATTCCTTAATCGCATTAGATAATCTTGGCTGGGAGACGAATAAACTTCTTGCTGCTTCATTCATGGATCCCTTGCTTGCTACTTCTAATGCATATTTTAATTGTTGTAAAGTCAAATTGAACACCTCTTTTTTAGTTAAAAACATTCATTTAACAATAGATTTTACCGCTTTTCTATCGAACATATTCAAGTTTACAGGATTGACAAGCAAAGAGTGACTAAAAGAATTAGGCATTGGAAAAACTAATTTCCATGGCTTAAGAGATACTCATGCATCATTTTTATTTGCACAAGATATAGAATAGTATAAGACGAGACGCTTAACAATGAAACGATGGGGGAATATGAGATGGAATATGAGATTCATGGGGATCCTGACAAAGAAATTATTATCTTCATTCATGGAATCGGGGCAAGCTCTTGGATGTGGTGGCAGCAATTAGATGCATTTAATGATCACCAAATCTGCTTAGTGGATTTACCAGGCCACGGAAAAAATGCAGGTATTCCTTGGATTGATTTAGCGACCACGACACAAATGATTGCTGAAGACGTTATAGGTAATCAAAGCGCACATATAGTGGGCATTTCCCTAGGGGGACATGTTGCTTTGGAAATCGCTAAACATTATCCGCAAAAAGTCAAAAGCACTTTTATCAGCGGAATTACTGTGAATTCTATGCCTTATAAATTCCTAATGCCTATCCAATCACGCTTAGTTCAACGGTCGCTCAGTAACACTCACTATCTCTATCGCTTGGCTAAAGAAAATTATCTTTTACCTGAAAATAAAATTGAAAAATTCATTCGAAACTATCAATTACTGACAAGGGAAAATTATGAAGCGATCGGTTATGAAATTATGGATTTTCGTTTGGATGAATCTTATGCTGTCATTAAGCATCCTATTTTATTCGTGGCCGGTGATCAAGAATCAAGTGGTATTTTAAAGTCGTTAAAGGTTGCTCCTAAAATTATACAAGGAGCTGTAACAGCTAAGATTCCTAATGCTCAGCATATTTGGCCCGTTCAAATGCCCAAGGAATTTAATCACATATTAAAAGAATGGGTTAATAAAAATTAAGTTGTGTATGCGACTGCTTACTAAAAACCAGACAGTTTTTAATAAGTGGAATGATATTAGATGACCTCTTTGTGTTTATTAGGTGAGTGATTTTTAGTGATTTTGCAAGTTATTGTACACCTTCATAAAAAGTAAAAACCCTCTCCCACCAAAGTGAGAAAGGGTTTTGAAACGCATAAAATAATATTAACGTTTTGAGAATTGTGGTGCACGACGCGCGCCGCGAAGACCGTATTTTTTACGCTCTTTCATACGTGGGTCACGAGTTAAGAATCCTGCTTTTTTAAGTGCTGGACGGAAATCAGGGTCAACGTTTAGAAGTGCACGTGCAACACCATGACGGATTGCTCCAGCTTGTCCTGTATATCCACCACCGTGAACATTTACAAGAACATCGTAGCTTCCTAGAGTTTCTGTAGTGTTAAGTGGTTGTTTAATGACTTCACGAAGTGTTTCGAATGGTACGTAGTCTTCTGCATCACGGTTGTTGATGATGATTTTTCCATCACCAGGTACGAGACGCACACGAGCTACTGAACTTTTACGACGGCCAGTGCCGAGATATTGTACTTGTGCCAAAGCTATTTTCCTCCTCTAATTTATCCGATAAGCTCGTAAGCTTCTGGATTTTGTGCTGCATGTGGATGATCCGGACCAGCATATACGTTTAGTTTTCTATAAACTTGGCTGCCTAAAGGACCTTTTGGAAGCATTCCTTTAATCGCAAGTTCTAGCATTTTAGTTGGGTAGTTTGTACGCATTTCAAGCGCTGTACGCTCTTTCAAGCTACCTGTATATCCTGAGTGACGGTAGTATTTTTTATCTTTTAGTTTATTACCTGTAAGATGAATTTTCTCAGCATTGATGATGATTACATGATCACCTGTGTCAACGTGAGGTGTGAATGTTGGTTTATGTTTACCGCGTAAAAGTGCTGCAACTTCTGAAGCAAGACGACCTAAAGTCTGTCCTTCAGCGTCGACAACGAGCCATTTACGCTCTACTTCGTGACCTTTAGCCATGAATGTTGTACGCATGTTTAAATCCTCCTAATTTACCTTAAATTTCCCGTTTTATATCTATATCCCTAAACACAAATAACCTTCCGGGGCTTTTTTGTGGGGTTTTAGAAATACCACTACTTATCTTATACCGAATACGCAAGTAAGTCAAGCATTTTATAAAAAAACACGTGGCAAAGTTGCTCTAGTTTTCATACGTCACATTTTCCAAGTACAAACCGTGTGCTGGCGCGGTTTTGCTTGCTTCTTTTCGATCCTGTAACTCAAGTATTTCCTTGACGTTTTCAGGGGTGTGCCAACCTATTCCAACCGCCAGTAACATGCCTGCAATAGTTCGCACCATATTGTACAAAAAACCGTCGCCTTCAATCGTCATGATGAGTTCGTCATTACTTTGTTCAACCGTTAATAAGCGGATTGTCCGCACCCGATTTGATGTAGCGGTTTTCGATGAACAAAAACTTGTGAAGTCATGCGTTCCGATTAAATGGGCAGCCGCTTTCTTCATCTCTTCTACATCGGGACGCCATCTCTCCAGATGCACAGAGTAATTCCGCTCAAAAGGACTATGAACCTTTGCGGACGACCATTTGTATACATACGTTTTTCCAGTCGCCGAGTAGCGTGCGTGAAAGTTTTCATCTACATAGACCACTTCGACAATCCGGATATCCTTTGGCAGCAATACATTCAACGCCATCTGCCAGCGGTCTGTAAGCAATGTAAGCGGCGTATCGAAGTGAATGACTTGACCGTTAGCGTGTACCCCAGCATCCGTCCTGCCGCTTGCAACAGAGTGTATCGATTGATCTTTATGAATCTTCACCAATGCTTTATCAATTTCCGATTGGACAGTCCGCATGCCAGGTTGCGATTGATAACCCGCAAAATTCGTCCCATCATAAGCGACGGTCGCTTTTACACGATTCATCTTTACAACCTCCTACCCTTTCAACAAATAAAGGGCGCCAATTAGCATAACGAGCAACACCATAGAAAATGTGTCACGCATACCCCATCTCAATTGCCTGTAGCGCGTGCGTCCTTCGCCGCCGCGATACCCACGGACCTCCATCGCAATGGCAAGCTCCTCAGCGCGTTTAAACGCGCTGACAAAGAGCGGAACGAGAAGTGGAATCACAGCGCGAATGCGTTGTTTAATGGATCCCGTACTAATATCAGACCCACGAGCAAGTTGCGCCTTTAATATCTTGTCCGTCTCATCCATCAACGTCGGTATAAATCGTAACGAAATCGACATCATCAAGGCCAGTTCATGGACAGGCAATTTAAACCGCTTAAATGGATTTAACAAATCTTCCATACCATCCGTAATCGAAATCGGAGACGTCGTCAGTGTCAAAATGGATGTCATTAAAACGAGAACTAGAAACCGTATGGAAATGAATATCCCTTGACGCAGTCCCTCTTCATATATTTTAATTATTTTCCAATCGACAAGAAGCGTTCCTTCTTTCGTAAAGAAAATATGCATTAAAAAAGTAAAAATGATTAATATTAGGATCGGCTTTAATCCGTTAAGTAAAAAATAAAGACGAATGCGTGAAATGAAAATAACGAATAAAGTAAAAGCCAACAATAATCCGTAGGTCGCTACGTTATTCGCAAGAAAAACAGCAATGACAAAAAACAGCACGAATAGCAATTTGGAACGTGGATCTAGTTTATGAACAAATGAATCGCCGGGTATATACCGACCGAAAATCATTTTTTCTAACATGAATCGGCACCTTCTTCCAAAGCTGCCTTTGCAATGAACTCGGCAAGTTGTTCTTCAGTAAGCGCGATACCAGGAAGCTTGCGACCGATTTTCTTCTCGAAGTCTCGTTGAA
This genomic window from Sporosarcina sp. Marseille-Q4063 contains:
- a CDS encoding energy-coupling factor transporter transmembrane protein EcfT → MLEKMIFGRYIPGDSFVHKLDPRSKLLFVLFFVIAVFLANNVATYGLLLAFTLFVIFISRIRLYFLLNGLKPILILIIFTFLMHIFFTKEGTLLVDWKIIKIYEEGLRQGIFISIRFLVLVLMTSILTLTTSPISITDGMEDLLNPFKRFKLPVHELALMMSISLRFIPTLMDETDKILKAQLARGSDISTGSIKQRIRAVIPLLVPLFVSAFKRAEELAIAMEVRGYRGGEGRTRYRQLRWGMRDTFSMVLLVMLIGALYLLKG
- a CDS encoding LysR family transcriptional regulator; the encoded protein is MTLQQLKYALEVASKGSMNEAARSLFVSQPRLSNAIKELEKEIKITIFIRTNRGVTVTNEGAEFLGYARQVLQQYNMLEEKYLSEKPAKQHFSVSTQHYTFAANAFVELVKEFGASEYEFTLRETKTYEIIEDVKNLRSELGIIYLSNYNESVLLKLLKERDLTFSELFTAKPHVFISKSHPLADKESISLEELDDYPCLSFEQGAYNSFYFSEEILSTRSVKKSIKVSDRAAIVNFMIGLDGYTISSGVFPKYLHGDDIIAVPLNVDELIRVGIIQHKDVTLSRLGEIYVDAVNYSHLRDA
- the truA gene encoding tRNA pseudouridine(38-40) synthase TruA, with the translated sequence MNRVKATVAYDGTNFAGYQSQPGMRTVQSEIDKALVKIHKDQSIHSVASGRTDAGVHANGQVIHFDTPLTLLTDRWQMALNVLLPKDIRIVEVVYVDENFHARYSATGKTYVYKWSSAKVHSPFERNYSVHLERWRPDVEEMKKAAAHLIGTHDFTSFCSSKTATSNRVRTIRLLTVEQSNDELIMTIEGDGFLYNMVRTIAGMLLAVGIGWHTPENVKEILELQDRKEASKTAPAHGLYLENVTYEN
- a CDS encoding RNA-guided endonuclease TnpB family protein; this encodes MAYKAYKFRIYPTEEQETLVAKTFGCVRFVYNKMLAEQKENYERFKDNKVLLKQQKFPTPAKYKGEFEWLKEVDSLALANAQLNLQESYRNFFEGRAKYPRFKTRKSRQSYTTNMVNGNIKLVDGYLKLPKLKPIKMKQHREIPSHHIIKSCTLSKTTTGKYYVSILTEYEQHAKPKEIKRVVGLDFSMSGLFVESEKGGIANYPRYYRQALEKLAKAQRILSRRQIGSNCWEKQRLKVAKLHEKVVNQRNDFLHKQSFALTQRYDAIVIEDLDMKGISQTLNFGKSVMDTAWGRFTKFLKYKLENQGKKLIKIDKWFPSSKTCSHCGLVKEALSLSERTFQCACGFVLYRDWNAAINIKKEGLRIF
- a CDS encoding alpha/beta fold hydrolase translates to MEYEIHGDPDKEIIIFIHGIGASSWMWWQQLDAFNDHQICLVDLPGHGKNAGIPWIDLATTTQMIAEDVIGNQSAHIVGISLGGHVALEIAKHYPQKVKSTFISGITVNSMPYKFLMPIQSRLVQRSLSNTHYLYRLAKENYLLPENKIEKFIRNYQLLTRENYEAIGYEIMDFRLDESYAVIKHPILFVAGDQESSGILKSLKVAPKIIQGAVTAKIPNAQHIWPVQMPKEFNHILKEWVNKN
- the rpsI gene encoding 30S ribosomal protein S9: MAQVQYLGTGRRKSSVARVRLVPGDGKIIINNRDAEDYVPFETLREVIKQPLNTTETLGSYDVLVNVHGGGYTGQAGAIRHGVARALLNVDPDFRPALKKAGFLTRDPRMKERKKYGLRGARRAPQFSKR
- the rplM gene encoding 50S ribosomal protein L13 — translated: MRTTFMAKGHEVERKWLVVDAEGQTLGRLASEVAALLRGKHKPTFTPHVDTGDHVIIINAEKIHLTGNKLKDKKYYRHSGYTGSLKERTALEMRTNYPTKMLELAIKGMLPKGPLGSQVYRKLNVYAGPDHPHAAQNPEAYELIG
- a CDS encoding LysE family transporter → MGVQVLSSFVIYALINAFTPGPGNILALNTMTNYGWKKGKPLYIGIFAGYFFVQALCAFFIFGLDKFINPIMNVLTYAGAIYIVWLAYQVAISKPDNKTTGKQPSFWMGFVLQIVNVKIFLFGITALTGYITPYYSSLGAFLFFEMIIATVGMIATLTWIFFGGLLQNTYFKHYRIINIILGLLLLQCAVALLLQ